A window of the Oryza brachyantha chromosome 5, ObraRS2, whole genome shotgun sequence genome harbors these coding sequences:
- the LOC102718275 gene encoding protein MIZU-KUSSEI 1-like — protein MRTITARNPHDSLSFSRRHFKWPVLGKSYSHGATRSEDEDYMKSSEAEEEDEATMAFSSVCPSFHSEEFVSPPKKPPRHQQQQPQPPQQRRKGRTAVSRLRSALAAAVTGRHRQVGLGARLTGTLYGHRRGHVHLAFQLDPRACPALLLELAAPTAALVREMASGLVRIALECERAKGGPGAAPVLPTATAAPSGGKRLLEETVWRAYCNGKSCGYAVRRECGAADWRVLRALEPVSMGAGVIPAASCGGSEGDVMYMRARFERVVGSRDSEAFYMMNPDSSSSSSNSGGPELSVYLLRV, from the coding sequence ATGAGAACCATTACAGCAAGAAACCCCCATGATTCCCTCTCCTTCTCTAGGAGGCACTTCAAGTGGCCGGTTCTTGGCAAGAGCTACAGCCATGGCGCCACGAGATCAGAGGACGAGGACTATATGAAGAGCTCGGAAgctgaggaggaggacgaggcgaCAATGGCATTCTCCTCTGTTTGTCCGTCGTTCCATTCCGAGGAGTTCGTTTCTCCTCCGAAGAAGCCGCCGcggcatcagcagcagcagccgcagccacCGCAGCAGCGGAGGAAGGGCCGTACGGCCGTGTCGCGTCTGCGctcggcgctggcggcggctgTGACCGGCCGGCACCGGCAGGTCGGCCTCGGCGCGCGGCTCACCGGCACGCTCTACGGCCACCGGCGCGGGCACGTGCACCTCGCGTTCCAGCTCGACCCGCGCGCGTGCCCGGCGCTGCTGCTTGAGCTCGCGGCGCCCACGGCCGCGCTGGTGCGCGAGATGGCCTCGGGCCTGGTGCGCATCGCGCTCGAGTGCGAGCGCGCCAAGGGCGGCCCGGGCGCCGCCCCCGTCCTGCCCACCGCGACGGCCGCCCCCAGCGGCGGGAAGAGGCTGCTAGAAGAGACGGTGTGGCGCGCGTACTGCAACGGCAAGAGCTGCGGGTACGCGGTGCGGCGCGAGTGCGGCGCCGCCGACTGGCGCGTGCTGCGCGCCCTGGAGCCGGTCTCCATGGGCGCCGGCGTCATACCCGCAGCGAgctgcggcggcagcgagggcGACGTCATGTACATGCGCGCGCGGTTCGAGCGGGTGGTGGGCTCGCGCGACTCCGAGGCATTCTACATGATGAACCcggacagcagcagcagcagcagcaacagcggCGGTCCTGAGCTCAGCGTCTACCTCCTCCGGGTTTAA
- the LOC102710876 gene encoding probable isoprenylcysteine alpha-carbonyl methylesterase ICME, producing MQLAGRASGDAAAEEAVPRVVNQVLVRRRSVPGASDSPLAPGSRGGGERRSTFREDVSHAAAETYLVTRLAFILLRYLGVGYRWISQLLALIIYAILLMPGFIRVGYYYFFSRQVLRSVVYGDQPRNRLDLYIPRDHTKPCPVVAFVTGGAWIIGYKAWGALLGRRLAERGIIVACIDYRNFPQGTISDMVSDASEGISFICETAGTFGGDPNQIYLMGQSAGAHIAACALLEQAAIESKGEQISWSVTQIKAYFGLSGGYNIQNLVDHFHERGLYRSIFLSIMEGEKSLPRYSPEIVAKKSSPETIALLPQIVLLHGTEDYSIPFSASETFAGVLKQAGAKAKLQLYEGKTHTDVFLQDPLRGGRDKLVEDVISVIHADDSSAREKDALAPIPDRLVSEWQIKLARKISPF from the exons ATGCAGCTCGCGGGTCGGGCCTCCGGTGACGCGGCCGCCGAGGAGGCAGTCCCGCGCGTAGTCAACCAGGTCCTCGTGCGCCGGCGTTCCGTGCCCGGCGCCTCCGACTCTCCGCTCGCCCCCGGGAGCCGCGGGGGCGGCGAGAGGAGGTCCACGTTCCGGGAGGACGTCagccatgccgccgccgagacgtACCTCGTCACGCGCCTCGCCTTCATCCTCCTCCGATACCTCGG GGTAGGCTACCGGTGGATATCACAGCTCCTTGCGCTCATAATATATGCAATTTTACTTATGCCCGGTTTCATAAGAG TTGGgtattattatttcttttcgaGACAGGTTTTGAGGAGCGTGGTCTATGGGGATCAACCAAGAAATAG ATTGGATCTGTACATACCCAGAGACCACACCAAACCTTGTCCGGTTGTTGCATTTGTAACTGGTGGTGCATGGATCATTGG TTACAAGGCATGGGGTGCACTTCTTGGAAGGAGGCTAGCAGAGCGTGGCATTATAGTTGCTTGCATAGATTACAG GAACTTTCCTCAAGGAACAATAAGTGACATGGTTAGTGATGCTTCTGAAGGGATATCATTTATCTGTGAGACTGCAGGTACCTTTGGAGGAGATCCTAATCA GATATACTTAATGGGTCAATCAGCAGGAGCACATATCGCAGCATGCGCTCTTTTGGAACAAGCAGCTATAGAATCTAAGGGAGAGCAGATTTCATGGAGTGTTACTCAAATAAAAGCATACTTTGGCTTATCTGGAGG ATAcaacattcaaaatttggttGATCATTTCCATGAACGTGGTCTTTACCGTTCAATATTTCTCAG CATAATGGAAGGAGAGAAATCATTGCCACGTTACTCTCCAGAAATTGTTGCCAAGAAATCAAGTCCTGAAACAATAGCTCTACTTCCTCAGATTGTACTTTTGCATGGAACAGAAGATTATTCTATACCGTTCTCTGCTAG TGAAACTTTTGCGGGTGTCCTCAAACAAGCTGGTGCTAAAGCCAAGTTACAATTGTATGAAGGGAAAACACATACTGATGTATTTTTACAG GATCCACTTAGGGGTGGCAGGGACAAACTGGTTGAAGACGTTATTTCAGTTATCCATGCTGATGATTCAAGTGCACGTGAGAAGGATGCTTTAGCACCGATCCCAGATCGCCTGGTTTCTGAATGGCAAATAAAGCTGGCCCGCAAAATTAGTCCCTTCTGA
- the LOC102718556 gene encoding probable calcium-binding protein CML14 has product MNRVWGLGTKKFKAVKCQPVTRCKFTAQVAVNLTEVASTKVTTMSTEMTMARPAPAPQLRGSQLKQLREVFRRFDMNGDGSLTQLELAALLRSLGLRPTGDEVHALLAGMDADGNGSVEFDELAAAIAPVLTTQTHLVDQAQLLEVFRAFDRDGNGFISAAELARSMARLGQPLTFEELTRTMRDADADGDGVISFHEFAAIMAKSALDFLGVA; this is encoded by the exons ATGAACCGGGTCTGGGGTTTGGGCACCAAAAAGTTCAAGGCTGTCAAGTGTCAACCTGTCACGCGGTGCAAATTTACAGCGCAGGTTGCAGTTAACCTCACAG AAGTCGCGTCCACGAAGGTCACAACCATGTCGACCGAGATGACAATGGCGAggccggcaccggcgccgcaGCTGCGGGGCAGCCAGCTGAAGCAGCTCCGGGAGGTGTTCCGGCGGTTCGACAtgaacggcgacggcagcctgACGCAGCTGGAGCTCGCGGCGCTGCTGCGCTCGCTGGGGCTGCGCCCCACGGGCGACGAGGTGCACGCGCTGCTGGCCGGCATGGACGCGGACGGCAACGGCTCGGTGGAGTTCGACGAGCTGGCGGCGGCCATCGCGCCGGTGCTCACCACGCAGACGCACCTGGTGGACCAGGCCCAGCTGCTCGAGGTGTTCCGGGCGTTCGACCGCGACGGCAACGGGTtcatctccgccgccgagctcgcccgctccatggcgcggctgggccagcCGCTCACCTTCGAGGAGCTCACGCGGACGAtgcgcgacgccgacgcggacggcgacggggtCATCAGCTTCCACGAGTTCGCCGCCATCATGGCCAAGTCCGCGCTCGACTTCCTCGGCGTCGCCTGA
- the LOC102711156 gene encoding serine/threonine-protein kinase STY13-like, which translates to MKEGGGGGGDGGFVRADQIDLKSLDEQLERHLSRAWTMEKRKEEAATGADQRGRPALAPAHSLQRRQRREDWEIDPAKLVIRGVIARGTFGTVHRGVYDGHDVAVKLLDWGEDDHRSEQDIAALRAAFSQEVSVWHKLDHPNVTKFIGAVMGARDLNIQTENGHIGMPSNVCCVIVEYLPGGALKGFLIKNRRKKLAFKVVVQIALDLARGLSYLHSKKIVHRDVKTENMLLDKTRTVKIADFGVARLEASNPSDMTGETGTLGYMAPEVLNGSPYNRKCDVYSFGICLWEIYCCDMPYPDLSFSEVTSAVVRQNLRPEIPRCCPSSLANVMKRCWDANPDKRPEMAEVVSMLEAIDTSKGGGMIPVDQRQGWLSCFRRYRGP; encoded by the exons ATgaaggagggcggcggcggcggcggcgatggtgggTTCGTGCGGGCCGACCAGATCGACCTCAAGAGCCTGGACGAGCAGCTGGAGCGCCACCTCAGCCGCGCGTGGACGATGGAGAAGCGCAAGGAGGAGGCAGCCACCGGCGCCGACCAGCGGGGCAGGCCGGCGCTCGCCCCCGCGCACTCGCTGCAACGCCGGCAGCGGAGGGAGGACTGGGAGATCGACCCCGCCAAGCTCGTCATCAGGGGCGTCATCGCCCGCGGCACCTTCGGCACCGTCCACCGCGGCGTCTACGACGGCCACGACGTCGCag TGAAATTACTTGATTGGGGGGAGGATGATCATAGGTCAGAACAAGATATTGCGGCACTAAGAGCAGCTTTTTCACAGGAGGTCTCTGTCTGGCATAAGCTGGACCATCCAAATGTAACAAAG TTTATAGGGGCTGTAATGGGTGCAAGGGATCTAAATATTCAGACAGAAAATGGACATATTGGCATGCCAAGTAATGTCTGCTGTGTCATCGTTGAGTACCTTCCTGGGGGTGCACTAAAGGGATTTCTGATAAAGAATAGGAGGAAGAAGTTAGCTTTTAAAGTTGTGGTTCAAATAGCTCTTGACCTTGCCAGGGG GTTAAGTTATCTTCACTCAAAGAAGATTGTGCACCGTGatgtaaaaactgaaaatatgcTTCTTGACAAAACAAGAACAGTGAAAATTGCTGATTTTGGTGTTGCTCGACTTGAGGCTTCAAATCCCAGTGATATGACAGGGGAAACAGGCACCCTTGGTTACATGGCACCTGAG GTTCTCAATGGCAGTCCATACAACAGGAAATGTGATGTTTATAGCTTTGGAATTTGTTTGTGGGAGATATACTGCTGCGATATGCCATATCCAGATTTGAGCTTCTCAGAGGTCACCTCTGCAGTTGTTCGTCAG AATTTAAGGCCTGAGATACCACGCTGTTGTCCAAGTTCATTGGCGAACGTGATGAAACGCTGCTGGGATGCGAACCCTGACAAGCGACCTGAGATGGCCGAGGTGGTGTCGATGTTGGAGGCGATCGATACGTCGAAGGGCGGAGGCATGATCCCTGTAGACCAGCGACAAGGATGGCTTTCATGCTTCAGGCGATACAGAGGCCCATGA